The following proteins are encoded in a genomic region of Liolophura sinensis isolate JHLJ2023 chromosome 7, CUHK_Ljap_v2, whole genome shotgun sequence:
- the LOC135470728 gene encoding putative nuclease HARBI1 gives MANVLLAGLAERRTIRRERVFRDRTHPLDVLNDGDVVARYRLDRRSILQVVDFLTPALERPTNRNHAIPVVLQVLTALRYYASGSFQSLVSDLHGISVPSTSRIVRSVTTAIVNLNTYPLSISFPSNPREIAEAQQAFYEIANFPHVVSCIDGTQIAIKSPTKDEHVFVCRKNYHSLNVQATTDARLRFTSVVSRYPGSAHDSFILKQSGIWRKYQSGDFDGTIILGDSGYPLKPWLMVPFIQTHNDAQAKYNKSHKTTRCTIERAFGVAKSRFRCIHHKSGGFLMHSPEVSAQVVVAVFKLHNLCINNQLPNPEIEPDDAEEGDDDDDHTTGVTLLADGARARDELVRFRFS, from the exons ATGGCGAATGTTCTCTTGGCCGGCCTCGCTGAAAGACGAACCATTCGAAGAGAGCGTGTTTTTCGTGATCGTACTCACCCTCTGGATGTTTTAAATGACGGCGATGTCGTCGCTCGGTATAGACTTGACAGGCGGTCAATTTTGCAAGTTGTGGACTTCTTAACACCGGCTTTGGAGAGACCTACTAACCGGAACCATGCAATTCCTGTCGTCCTGCAAGTCCTCACAGCTCTGAGATACTATGCCTCAGGGTCTTTCCAAAGTTTAGTGAGCGATCTTCATGGGATAAGTGTTCCAAGCACGTCCAGAATAGTCAGAAGTGTCACTACCGCCATCGttaatttaaatacatatcCCCTTTCAATTTCATTTCCCTCAAATCCGAGGGAAATTGCAGAGGCCCAGCAGGCCTTCTAcgagattgcaaatttcccacACGTAGTCAGCTGCATAGATGGCACGCAGATTGCCATAAAGTCCCCAACAAAAGATgaacatgtgtttgtgtgtcgCAAAAACTACCATTCACTCAACGTGCAGGCCACAACAGATGCGAGACTTAG ATTCACCAGTGTAGTATCTAGGTATCCAGGGTCAGCACATGACAGTTTCATATTGAAGCAAAGCGGCATTTGGAGGAAGTACCAGAGTGGTGATTTTGATGGTACCATTATCCTTGGGGACAGTGGTTATCCTCTGAAACCATGGTTAATGGTACCCTTCATACAGACACATAATGATGCACAGGCCAAGTACAACAAGAGCCACAAAACTACAAGGTGCACAATTGAGAGGGCTTTTGGAGTAGCTAAGTCGAGGTTTAG ATGTATTCACCACAAATCTGGCGGGTTCCTGATGCATTCGCCAGAAGTGAGTGCACAGGTTGTTGTAGCTGTCTTTAAGCTACACAACCTGTGCATCAACAACCAGCTACCTAACCCCGAGATAGAGCCGGACGATGCGGAAGAAggggatgatgatgatgaccaCACCACAGGTGTTACCCTGCTTGCAGATGGGGCACGAGCCAGAGATGAACTTGTTAGGTTCAGATTTAGCTAG